TGCGTATCGGGCACGCTGAGGATCCAGCCGAGATGGCTGTGGAGCGGCGGCTCCGCGACCTCCTTGGCGTGCGCGGTGCGGGCCTCGCGGAAAAGGTCCTTCAAGGTATCGATCACGAGCGTGGCGGGAATGGATTCGGGCATCGCGCCTCCTGGGCCGGTGAAAACCGCCCCTTTATACCACGTGGTCAGGGCCTCGCGGCCGGCCGTTCACCCGACGCGGCTGGTATACTCCAGCACCTGGCGCCCCGTCCACATGACATAGCGCTCGCGGTGATGCTGCGGGTCCCCGGACGCGAGCCGGTCAAGAGCCGGCTGCATGCCTTGCTGGGCCTCGAGGCGGCGACGCTGCTCTACCGCTGCTTCGTGCTCGATACCCTCGACACGGCGGGCCGGGTGCCGGGCGTCGAGGTCATCGCGGCCTTCTCGCCGGTGACGGCAGCGGCGGCGATGGCGGGGCTCGCGCCGGGCATGCGCCGGCTCGCCCAGCGCGGCGACGATCTGGGCGCGCGCATGGCGAACCTCGTGACGGATCTGCTCGAGGCGGGCCATGCCGCCGCGCTGGTCACCGGGAGTGATCTGCCCACACTGCCGGCCGCGCGCTTCGCCGAGGCGGCGCGCGTGCTCGCGGGGGGCGGCGCCGACGTGGTGTTGGGGCCGGCCGAGGACGGCGGCTACTACCTGATCGGGCTGGCGCGGCCCGCGCCGGCGCTCTTCGCCGACATGCGCTGGACCGCGCCCGACGTGCTCGCGGTTACGTGCGAGCGCGCCCAGCGGCTCGGGCTTCGCGTGCATCGACTCCCGCCCTGGTACGACGTGGACACCGCCGCGGACCTTCTCCGCCTGCGCGACGATCTCGCGAGCGTCGCCGCGCCGCCGGCGGCCGGCACCGCCGCCTGGCGCACGCGCCGCTGGCTCGCCGCCTTTCCCGGCTAGCGCGTCAGCCGCCGCCGCGCGCAAGCAGCGCGAGGAGCCGGCCCACCGGCTCGCCGAGTGGCGCCGCCGCCGCGCTCGCCTCCCAGCGTCGCTGCTGCTCGTCCGCGGGCAGCGCGGCGAGCCGCGCCTCCGCGCGGCGGCGGAGCTCCGGAGCGAGCAGCCGCGCGACCTCGAGCGCCAGCGCGCCCGCGCGCTCGCCGCGCGCGACCCCGGGAGGCGCCTCGCCGATCCACGCGAGGCCCACGTCGAGCAGCTGGCGGCGCACGCGCGCGGTCCCGCCGTTCACGCGGATTAGATCGCCGGGCACCGCGCCCCACTCGAGCGCCAGCTCGCCCAGCGTCTCGCCGATGGCGTCGCCGAGCACGGGCGCGCTCTCGCGCGCCACGAGGGCGGCGAGGGCGGGGCGCCACACGGGGGCGAGGGGCGCCGGCGCCCGCGCATCGTCGCGAGGCGCGGGGCGGGCGAGCACCTCGCCATCGGGGGCGAGCACGGCCCGATCCTCGAGCGCGCGGCCGAGCGCCCACAGCGAGCAGACGCGTCGCTCGCCCTCGGCGCGGATCATGCGCGGCTCGCGGCGCCCGAGGCCCTGCCAGTCCGGCCGATAGAACGCGATCCCGTCGAGCACGACCTTGTCCAGCTCCTGGCGGAGCTGCGCGCAGACGCCGTCGGCGACCCAGTGGCGCTCGTGGGGCGCCGGCAGCCAGTCCAGCCCCTCCTCGGAGATGAAGCGATCGAGCGGATCCGCAGCCTCCGGGTCGTGGCGGAAGCACTCGAGCAGCGCGGTGAAGAGCGACTCGCTCGGATACGGCCCGCGGTAGCGCACCCGGGCCAATCCCTGATCCTTCATGAGTCCGGCGAGCAGGTTGAGCACGGCGGTGCCGGCGCCGGGCGGCAGGCGCGACGGCGCGGCCAGCGGCGGGATCCACTCGAGCCGGGCCCAGTCCACCGACTGGAAGACGGTCAGCGGCGCGCGCGGCGTCCACGCCGCGTCGCTCTCGAGGAGCCACAGCGCATCGGAGACGCCCCACGCTGCGGGGGCGCCCGCCTCCGGCTCGACGCCGATCCAATCGCCGTGCGCGCTGCGGACCTTGGCCCATGCGAGCCCGCCGTCGTCGCGCCATCGATAGGCGGCGGTCAGGTGGCCGCGCCGGTCCAGCTCGACCAGACGGCGACGCGGCGTCACCGCGGTGTAGCCGACGAGCGAGCCGTGGCGGCCCGCGCTCAGGGGCGGGTCGGCGCTGTCGAGCGCGCGCCGCAGCGCGCCGAAGCGCTCGGGATCGTGAGCGGCGACCTCGGGGCGCTCGAGCGCCTCGGCCATCCGCTCCACGCGCGCACGGTCCATCGCGTCCCCGATGTTACAATGCGTCTCGATATGGGTGCCGCCGAGCTGGCCTGGCTATCCGCGCTCGAGCTCGCGCGGCGGATCCGCGGCAAGGAGATCTCGCCGGTCGAGGTGATGGAGGCGCTGCTCGACCGCGTCGCCGCCGTCAATCCCGCCATCAACGCCTACTGCACGCTCGCCGCCGAGGAGGCGCGTGACGCCGCCACCGCCGCCGAGGTGGCCATCCTCTCGGGTGAGGCCCTCGGCCCGCTCCACGGCGTCCCGGTGTCGGTGAAGGACCTGATCTTCACGCGCCGTCTCCGCACCACCGCGGGCTCCCGGCTCCTCGCTGATCACGTGCCGGAGGAGGACGCGGTCGCGGTGGAACGTCTACGCGGAGCGGGCGCCATCATCGTCGGCAAGACCAACACGCCGGAGTTCGGGTTCAAGGGCGTCACCGACAACCTGCTCTTCGGCGTCACGCGCAACCCGTGGGATCTCGCGCGCACGCCCGGTGGCTCGAGCGGCGGCGCGGCGGCCGCGGTCGCCGCCGGGCTCGGCCCTCTCGCGCTCGGCACCGACGGGGGCGGGTCGATCCGCATCCCCGCCTCGTTCTGCGGGATCTACGGCCTCAAGCCCTCGTTCGGCCGCGTGCCGTCGGGTCCTGGCCTGCCCGGTTGGGAAACGCTCTCGCATACCGGACCGCTTACGCGCACGGTGCGCGATGCCGCGCTCATGCTGGACGTCCTCGCGGGGCCCGACGATCGCGACCGCCACTCGCTTCCCGCAGTGGAGGGGCCGCCGTTCCTGGCCGCGTGCGACGACGGCATCGCGGGCCTGTCCGTCGCCTGGTCCGCCGACCTCGGCCACGGGCGCGTGGAGCCCGAGGTCGCCGACCTCTGCGCGGAGGCGGCGGTGCGCTTCGAGTCCCTGGGCTGCCACGTCGAGGTGGTCGTGCCCACCTGGGACGATCCCGAGCCCATCTATCGAACCCTCGCCGCCGGAGAGGCGTTCGCCGCCTATCGCGACCGGCTGGACGCGGGCGAGCAGCTGCTCGACCCCGCGTTCGTCGAGCTCCTGCGCTTCGGCGAGGCCATCACCGCCGAGCAATACCTCGGCGCGGTGCTCGCGCGGCGCGAGTTCTGGGGCGAGGTGCAGCGATTCCTCGCGCGCTTCGACCTGCTGATCATGCCCACCGTGGCGGTGGCGCCGTTCGCGGTCGACGCCCTGCCCATTCAGGAGATCGACGGGACTCCCGTGTCGCGGCTCGGCTGGACGCCCTTCACGTATCCGTTCAACCTGACCGGACAGCCGGCGGCGAGCGTACCCGCCGGGGTGACCGCCTCGGGGCTACCCGTGGGCCTGCAGATCGTGGGACGGCGCCACGCCGACCGCACGGTGCTGGCCGCCTCGGCGGCCTGGGAAGCCGCGGCCCCCTGGCACGCGCGCCGGCCGGGCCTGAGCTAAGCCTGCTCCAGCACGTCTTGCTGGTGGGAGTCGGAGGCGCGATCGGATCGGTCCTGCGCTTCCTCACCTCGCTCGCGGCGGCTCAGTGGCTCGGCGCGGACTTTCCGTACGGGACGCTCATCGTGAACCTGGTGGGATCCTTCGTCATCGGCTTCGTCCAGGAGATCGGCGGGGAGGCGCTGATGATCCCCGACGACATGCGGCTCTTCATCACCACGGGCATGATGGGCGGCCTCACGACCTACTCGACCTTCAGTTACGAGACGGTCCGGCTGATGGAGACGCACGCGTGGACCGGGGCCTGGATCAATGTCGTCATCACCACCGCGTGTGCCCTGGGCCTGTGCTTTCTCGGCATCGCCGCCGGCCGTCTCGTGATCGGGCTGCGGGGGTGATCCATGCGGAAGCTCGACGGAGAGCAGGTGCTGATGCGAATCTTCATCGGTGAGAGCGACAAGTGGGAGCGCCGGCCGCTCTACGTGGCGCTCGTGGAGCTGTTTCGCGCGAAGGGCCTGGCCGGCGCCACCGTGCTCCGTGGGGTCGCCGGGTTCGGCCCGAGCTCGATCCTGCACACCGCCGGCGTTCTGAAGCTCTCGGCGGACCTGCCGCTGATCATCGAGGTCGTCGACTCCCAGGAGCATCTGGACGCCATCCTGCCCGAGGTCGACCGGATGATGAGCGGAGGGCTCATCACGATGGAGAAGGTGCGCGTCCTCCGCTACGCACCCTGACCGTCAGGTCAGGGAAGGCGGGGTCGGGCTGGGCGCGTAGCGGATGACCCGCGCACGCTCGGTCATCACGACGCCTCCGTCACCCATCAGCGCGTCGACCTTGGGAAGGACGCGGTCGATTCGCTCCGGCGTGTCGACGACCTCGAGCACGATGGGAAGTCCCTGAGCGGTCACCTCGAGGACGAGGTTGTGGATGCGGCGATCATGGCCGTAGCCCGCGACCCCCTTGAGTACCGTCGTGCCCGCGAGCCCCTCGCTGCGCAGTATCTCGAGCAGGCGGCGAAAGAGCGGCTGGCGGTCGTGGGTTCGCGACTCGCTCAGGATGATGCGCAGCAGGACCTGCTCGCCCTCGATGCCCCGCATGACGCTCCCTCCCACCACATTGCTAGGGATAAGCCGCCGGACTCGATACCCTTGAGGGGAGTGACGCCATCCCCAATTCTACGCGTCGAGGCCCCGACCGCTCAAGGAGGGGCGAGGAGATCGTGCCGATGAGATGGCTCGTCCTGGCCTGTGCCCTTGCCGTCGCGCTGGAATCGCCGGCCTTCGCCCAGCCCGTGGCTTCGCCCGCCTATACGGTGGGCGACTCGTGGGCGTACACCGACGGCCGCCAGATCGCGGTGGTGAAGGTGGAGGACGGCGCGCCGATCATGGCGGGCCCGCTCGCGGTCTGTCCCACCTGTCTCGTCCACTACGATCGCAACCTCGCCATCCGGAAGGTCACCGACGCCGCCGGCAAGGCGGTGGAGGCTGCCAAGATCGACTTCCTCGCCCTCGGCCCCGAGTGGAAGTTCTACGCCTTTCCGCTCGAGGTGAAGAAGACGTGGAGCTTCTCGGCGGAGGGCCTGATCCGCGGTAAGCCCCAGCGTTACGACGTCGGCGTGGTGGTGGCCGCGCTCGAAGACGTGCAGACGAAGGCGGGAAGCTTCAAGGCGTTCAAGATGGAGCGGACCTGGACGGGCACCCAGGCCGGGCAGCCTTTCAAGTTCACCGATGTCGTGTGGTTCGCGCCCAGCGCGAAGTTCCCCGTCAAGTTCCAGTCGAGCCGCGCCGGCGTGAAGCCGGGCGAGCTGACCGCCTACAAGGTCAAGTAGCGGAGGGGCCGGCGGCGGTCAGGCCTTGGGCGGCGCGGGCGGGGCCTGGGGCGGCAGCGTCCACTCCGGGCGGCCGCGTAGCTTGTTGAGGACCTCGCCCATGAACTGGGACAGGGCGGCGGCAATGTCCTCGCGGTCCTTCATGCAGCGGGCATTGTCGGTCCGAAGCCGGGCGACGCCTTCCCGGAGGCGCTCGGTCTCCTGCTCCGTGGCCTGGATCTGAGCCCGCAGGCGCTCGGTGTCCCGCTCGGCGGTGAGCGCGATCCCGTGCAGGCGCGCAAACTCGTCCAGCACCGTGGTGAGGACCTTGACGTTGGCGTCGCCCTCGACCAGCCACTGGATCGCCTGCTCGCGAAGGGTGCTATCCCGTCGGCTCACGGTCTCCATCGCGTTCCCCCTGGCACCGCTCTGGCGCGGCAGGCCGTCCCGGGCCCTACCTCGCCGATTGCGCAAGCCTAGCCCCACCAACCCGGCCGGTCAATTGACATTTCCAATGGCCTGTCGGAGTATCCGTCTGCGGACTCCGATCTGCGAGCCCGCGCGCAAACACCCATGACCGTGAAACAATTCGACGCCATCGTGGTCGGAGGGAGCTTCGCCGGCCTCGGAGTCGCGCGCCAGCTTCAGGGGGAGGTCCTGATCCTCGATCGCAACGAGATCGGGGCCGTCCAGACCTCGGCTTGCGGCACGCCGCTCTGGGTGCCGGAGTCGCTCGGGGTCCGGACCAGCGTGCTCCAGATCCACGATCGCCTCACGGTTCGCACCCCTCAGAGCAGCGTCACCTACGATCTCTCCGAGGTGCCGTTCTGCACCTTCGACTACAAAGCCTTCTGCTTGGGGCTGCTGGCCCAGTGCCGCGCCCGCTTCCTGCGCGCCACGGTGACCGGGATCGAGGAGGGGGCGGTGGTGACGTCGGAGGGCCGCTTTCGCGCGCCCATCATCGTGGATGCCTCGGGCTGGCGCGGCACGCTCGTCAATGGCCGGCGCCGGGCCGCATCCCGGCGCGGTTACTCGTTCGGCCTCGAGACGCGCGCGCGGCTCACCGATGAGGGGCTGTCCTTCTGGCTCGACAAGCGGCTGATCCGCCGCGGGCTCGGCTGGGTGTTCCCGGTGGGCGGCGCGAGCCTCATCGGGCTCGGGTCGTACTCCGGCGCCTCCAAGCTCAAGCCGGCCCTGGATCGATTCCTCTCCGAGGTCGGCGCCGAGGCCACCACGTATCACGGCACGTACTTCCCCAATCGGCTCCTGCGTCCGACGGTGGGCCGGCTCTTTGCGGTGGGTGATGCCGCCGGGCAGTGCATGCCCTTCACCGCGGAGGGGATTCGCCCGGCTCTCTATTTCGGCGGGGAGTGCGGGAAGCTCGTCCAGGAGGTCATCGCGGGGCGACTGAGCCTGGGCGAGGCGCTGGATCGCTACCGCCGCCGCGTCGAGGGCTATCGCCGCGCGTACCGGGTGCTGTGGCTCGCGCAGCTCTTCGCCGCGCACGCCCCGACACGCTGGTTCGCCGCCTTCACCCGTCTCGCCGCCCGCGACCCTTTGCTCCCGCGCTGGTGGCCGCGCTACGGCTGGTTCGGGCGCTTCGAGGCCGCCGCGGTTCCCGCTCCATGAGGGCCCCCGTGCAACGATGCTCGGGCCGGCCGTGAGGCGATGGGCGAGCTGATCGGGCGGTATCGGTGGCCGATCCTGATCGGGGCGTCCGCGCTGTTCCTCGGCGTGTGCGTGTGGTTCATCATGTCGGAGTCGTCGGGCTGGGCCTATGTCGTCCGGCTGTACGAGGACAAGCGCTTCCTCAAGCAGACCCTCCGGGAGTGGGGCATCCTCGCCCCCATCTTCTTCATCCTGCTGCAGGCGCTCCAGGTCGTGGTCTCGCCGATCCCCGGCGAGGCCACCGGCTTTCTCGGCGGCTTCCTCTTCGGCGTCTGGGGCGGCTTCATTTACTCGACGATCGGGCTCACGCTGGGCTCGGTCGCGGCCTTCGCGGTGGGACGCTGGCTGGGCGCCCGCTTCGTGCAGCGCATGATCAGCCAGGAGACGTGGGACCGGCTCGGATTCATCGTGGAGGCGGAGGGGGCCATCCTCTGCTTCATCATCTTCCTGATCCCGGGGTTGCCGAAGGACATCGTCTGCTACCTCTTCGGGATCAGCCCGATGCCGATCTGGGTGTTCGCGGTGGTGTCCGGGCTCGGCCGGATGCCCGGCACCTGGATTCTCTCCGCGCAGGGCGCGCATACGGCCACCGGGCAATACATTCACGTGGTGCTGATCTCCGCCATCGCCATCGCGGTGGCGCTGCCGCTCTACTACTACCGCAAGCGGATCGTCGCGTGGGCGCAGCGCCGCAACCACCGGGAGGGGGCTTGACACCGGCGCCGCCGCATTCGTATCATCACGGACACTTTCCAGGAAAGGAGGCGGGCCGATGACGGGAACGGGAATCGGGAGCGTGCAGGGCTGGCGCCACTCCTTTTACTTTCCCCCGGTCCGCCTGCCGGCTCCCCTGAGCTAGTCTCCAGGAGCCACGGGCGGACGGATCGCCGGCCCGTGGCGAACCAGTCGAGCCCAACGCCGCGGCCAGCACCGCCCGCGGCGTTTTTGTTTGTGAAAATGGGCCGACGCGCGGAACGGAGGGCGCCATGATCATCGTGCTCAAGTCGGGGATCTCGGAGGCGGAAGTCGACGCGGTCTGTCGCCGTATCGAGGAGCTCGGGTACCGGCCCCACACCATTCGCGGCGAGTTCAAGACCGTGATCGGTGCGGTGGGGGAGGAGCGTGGGAAGGCGGATCTGCGGATCCTGGAAGCGATGGAGACGGTCGAGTCGGTGGTACCGATCCAGCAGCCGTTCAAGCTGGCGAGCCGCGAGATCCGGCCGGAGCCCAGCGAGGTGCGGGTCAACGGGGTGGTCATCGGGGCCAAGCCGGTGGTGGTGATGGCGGGGCCATGCTCGGTGGAGTCGGAGTCCCAGGTGCTCGAGGTGGCGGACGCCGTGAAGGACGCCGGCGCCCGGATCCTTCGCGGCGGCGCGTACAAGCCGCGCACGTCGCCGTACGCGTTCCAGGGGCTCAAGGAGCAGGGCCTGAAGTACCTCGCGGAGGCCCGCAAGCGCACCGGGCTTCCCGTCGTCACCGAGGTGCTCGAGACGGAGAGCGCCGAGCTGGTCGCCGAGTACTCTGACATCCTCCAGGTCGGCGCCCGCAACATCCAGAACTTCACGCTGCTCCGCCGGGTGGGCGAGCTGGGCAAGCCCGTGCTGCTCAAGCGAGGCATGGCCACCAGCATCCAGGAGTTCCTCCTCTCCGCCGAGTACATCCTCGCCGCGGGCAACCCTCGCGTGATCCTCTGCGAGCGAGGGATTCGTACCTTCGAGACCTCCACGCGCTTCACCCTCGACCTCAATGCGGTGCCGGTGCTCAAGAAGCTCTCGCACCTGCCGGTGGTCGTGGATCCCTCGCACGGCACCGGCCACTGGGATCTGGTCGCGCCGATGGCGAAGGGCGCGGTGGCGTGCGGCGCGGACGGGCTCATCATCGAGGTGCATCCCCGGCCCGAGGAAGCCCTCTCCGATGGGCCGCAGTCCCTCAAGCCGTCGAAGTTCGCGCAGCTCATGCGCGAGCTCCGGCCGGTCGCGGAGGCCGTCGGCCGCAGCCTCTGATCCGTACGACCGGCATGGCATAATCGGAGGACCATGCGAACGGGGCTGCCGAGGCGTCGGGATCGGCGTTTGCGCGGCCGGCGGGGGTTCTTCGTCGCCGTCGCCTGCTCGATCCTGTTCCATGTCCTCCTCGCCGCGCTGGTCCTGCTGGGCGGTGTCTGGAGCGAGCAAAAGCACGCGAAGAAGGGGGAGCCCCTCTTCGTGGACATCGCGCCGGACAAGCCGGAGGAGAAGGCCCCCGCGGGCAATCCGTCGCGCCCGCCCGGCACGGTGGCCAGTCGGCCGTCGCCGCCGCCGGCGCCGAAGGCGCCCGAGGCCAGGGTCCGGGTGGCGGAGGCGCCGCGGCCCGCCCCCAAACCGGCCCCCAGCCCGCCCGCGCCCGCCGCGCCGAAGCCGCCCGAGCAGGTCGCGAAGGCCGCGCCGCCCGAGCCGCCCGCGCCCAAGGCGCCGCCCGAGCCGGCGCCCGCGCCGAAGCCGGCGGAGACGCCGCCACCCACGACGCCCACGCCGCAGGCCACGCCGGCTCCCAAGGAGCCGCATGGTCCCGCCGAGAATCGCGTCGCCACTCCGTCGCCGCCGGCGCCCCAAGGCCCGACGACCGCGCGGAGCAGCGGCGGCATTGATCTGCCCGCCGCGATGCTGCGCCGCCCGCCCGGGCAGGGGGGCGGCGGCCTTCGCGACGGGCGCGGCGGCGTCGAGGGGGAGCCGGTCCCGCTCGACACGCCGGACCCGAAGTACCAGGACTACTTCCGCATCCTGCGCGAGCGGATCCAGGCCAAGTGGAGCTATCCGCGGGAGGCGGGGGACCGGGGCATCGGCGGCGCGCTCCTAATCGAGTTCCACATCGCCAAGGACGGCCGCCTCGCCTATCTGGAGGTCCGCCGTTCCTCCGGAGTCGAGATCCTCGACGAGTACGCGGTGAACGCGATCAAGCTCGCTCAGCCCTTTCCCCCGGTGCCGGACAACCTCGCCAAGCAGGTCCTCGCCATCAACGGGAACTTCGTCTACCAGATCGTCGAGAACTCCCTCGTCAAGCAGTTCACCCGGTAGGAAGCCGAGGGCGGGAAAGCCCCGCCGCGAGGGGCCGCCCCGACGGGGGCTCGCTTGACAGTGCTGTCGCGTATCCTGTAGCATGGCAATGCTTTTTGGGGGACGGGGCAGGCTCGTAGCTCAGTGGGAGAGCGCTACCTTGACACGGTAGAGGTCGGCGGTTCGAAACCGCCCGAGCCTACCACTCGATCTCGTCAGTCAGGAGTGCCTATCCGGGACGGAGCAGCGCACGCGGAAACGAGCGGGAGCGAGCATCACCGGGCGGGGTCCCAGTGATGCTTTTTTGTTCTACGTGGCGGGTCCGATGCCGAGGAATCGATGGCTGAGTCCGAAGAAGACCGACATCTGAAGCTGGCCGGGGAGTTCGACTGCGTCCCCGAGCCCCTGCCCACCCTCCGCCACTCCACGTCCCACGTGATGGCGCAGGCGGTCAAGCAGCTCTTCCCCGACGTGCGGGTCGCCATCGGCCCCGCTATCGAGGACGGCTTCTACTACGACTTTGCCAAGGCCACACCCTTCACGCCGGAAGACCTCGAGAAGATCGAGGGGCGGATGAAGGACATCGTCAAGAAGGATCTGCCCTTCATCAGAGAGGAATGGCCTCGCGAGCAGGCCATCCGCTGGTTCGAGGAGCACGGCGAGCCCTTCAAGGTCGAGATCCTGCGTGGGCTCGACGTGCCCACGGTGTCGGTCTACAAGCAGGGCGACTTTCTTGATCTCTGCCGCGGGCCGCACGTGGGGTCCACGGGCGCGATCAAGGCCTTCAAGCTCCTCTCGTCCTCGGGCGCGTACTGGCGCGGAGACGAGAAGAACCCGATGCTCCAGCGCATCTACGGGACGGCGTGGCTCACCCGGGAGGAGCTCGACAAGCACCTCTGGCGGCTCGAGGAGGCGAAGAAGCGCGACCACCGGAAGCTCGGCCGCGAGCTCGGGCTCTTCGAGTTCCACGACGTGGCGCCGGGCGCGCCGTTCTGGCTTCCCGGCGGCATGGTGCTCGTGCGCGAGCTCGAGCGGATGGCGCGCGAGTCGCTGGACACGCGGGGCTACCAGGAGATCGCCACGCCCATCGTGGTGAACAAGAAGCTCTGGGAGCAGTCGGGGCACTGGGCCCACTACCAGGAGAACATGTTCATCCTCGACGTCGAGGGCGAAACATACAGCCTCAAGCCCATGAACTGCCCGGAGTCGTCCTACGTCTACAAGCGCTCGCTGCGCTCGTATCGGGACCTCCCCATCCGCTACTCCGAGATGGGGCGCTGCCACCGCAACGAGCGCTCGGGCACGCTGTCCGGGCTGGTGCGGGTGCGCCAGTTCACGCAGGACGACGCCCACATCTACTGCCGGCCCGATCAGCTCCAGGCGGAGATCACGGATCTCCTCGAGCTGGTCCGCGAGTGGTACGCCACGTTCGGGCTGCCGCCCTCGTACCGGCTGGCCACCCGGGCGCCCGACAAGCTCGGCACGGAGCAGCAGTGGGATGCGGCGGAGGACGCGCTCCACCAGGCGCTCCGGGCCAACGCGGTCGCCTACGACCTCGACAAGGGCGGGGCGGCCTTCTACGGGCCCAAGATCGACATCGACGTGGAGGACGCGCTGGGCCGCCAGTGGCAGCTCGCCACCATCCAGGTCGATCTCACGATGCTGCCCGAGCGCATGCAGTGCGAGTTCATCGACACCGACGGCCAGCCCAAGCGGCCGGTGGTGGTGCACCGCGCGATCTTCGGCTCATACGAGCGCTTCGTGGCCATCCTCACCGAGCACTTCGCCGGCGCGTTCCCCACGTGGCTCGCCCCCGTGCAGGCGCGCGTGCTGCCCATCAGCGAGAAGCACGCCGAGTACGGGCGCGCGGTGCACGCACGCCTGCGCCAGGCGCGCATCCGCGCCGAGCTGGACGACCGCAACGAGAAGCTGGGATACCGCGTGCGCGAGGCCCAGGTGCAGAAGGTGCCGTACGTGCTGGTGGTCGGCGAGCGCGAGGCCCAGAACGGCACCGCGAGTGTCCGCGTCCGCGGCGGCGCCGACCTCGGCGCCCTGCCCGTCGACCGCGTGCTTGCCGAGCTCGCCGCGGAGATCGCCAGTCGGTCCGCCACTCTCACCGTGGGGCAGTCGGCATGAGCCGCGCCCCCAAGGAGCCGCGCGATACAGCCTAAAGACATTCGCATCAACGAGGGGATTCGGGTTCGGGAGGTGCGGGTGGTGAGCGACACCGGGGAGCAGCTGGGGATCTTGCCGATCGCCCAGGCCCTGGAGCTGGCGAAGCAGCGCGACATGGATCTGGTCGAGGTGGCGGCGGAGGCGGTCCCGCCCGTGTGCCGGATCATGGACTTCGGCAAGTACAAGTACACGCAGGCGCGGAGGCAGAAGGAAGCGCGCAAGAAGCAGACGACGATTCTCGTGAAGGAAGTGAAGCTCGGCCCCAAGACGGACACGCACGATTTCGACTTCAAGGCCAAGCACGTGCGCCGGTTCATCGAGGAAGGCAACAAGGCCAAGGTCACCGTGCGGTTCAAGGGGCGTGAGATGGCGCATACGGAGCTCGGCTGGAAGATGCTGAACCGGATGCAGGAGCTGATGTCGGACCTGGCGGTGGTGGAGAGCCACCCGCGGATGGAGGGGCGCATGCTCAGCATGATCCTCTCGCCGAAAGCGCACTGAGGGACAGGACCATGCCGAAGATGAAGACGAAGCGGGCGGCGCGCAAGCGCCTCAAGGTCACGGGCACCGGTAAGCTGATGCGGCGCCGGGGGCTGAAGCGGCACATGCTGGAGCACAAGAGCCCGAAGCGCCGGCGCCACCTCGGCAAGTCGGCGCCGGTCAGCCCGGCGGACCACGACCGGATCAGGGCGCTCGTACCCTACCTGTAGGAGAGGAGCCACACGATGCCACGGGCCAAGGGCGGGTCGAAGACCCGCCAGCGCAGGAAGAAGATTCTCAAGCAGGCGAAGGGCTACTTCGGCGGGCGGCGGCGTCTCTACCGCACGGCGGCGGAGACGGTGCTGCGCGCGGGCGCCTTCGCCTACAGGGGGCGCAAGCA
This window of the Candidatus Methylomirabilota bacterium genome carries:
- a CDS encoding DUF190 domain-containing protein, which gives rise to MRGIEGEQVLLRIILSESRTHDRQPLFRRLLEILRSEGLAGTTVLKGVAGYGHDRRIHNLVLEVTAQGLPIVLEVVDTPERIDRVLPKVDALMGDGGVVMTERARVIRYAPSPTPPSLT
- a CDS encoding TIGR04282 family arsenosugar biosynthesis glycosyltransferase, which translates into the protein MLRVPGREPVKSRLHALLGLEAATLLYRCFVLDTLDTAGRVPGVEVIAAFSPVTAAAAMAGLAPGMRRLAQRGDDLGARMANLVTDLLEAGHAAALVTGSDLPTLPAARFAEAARVLAGGGADVVLGPAEDGGYYLIGLARPAPALFADMRWTAPDVLAVTCERAQRLGLRVHRLPPWYDVDTAADLLRLRDDLASVAAPPAAGTAAWRTRRWLAAFPG
- the crcB gene encoding fluoride efflux transporter CrcB, with amino-acid sequence MGVGGAIGSVLRFLTSLAAAQWLGADFPYGTLIVNLVGSFVIGFVQEIGGEALMIPDDMRLFITTGMMGGLTTYSTFSYETVRLMETHAWTGAWINVVITTACALGLCFLGIAAGRLVIGLRG
- a CDS encoding energy transducer TonB produces the protein MRGRRGFFVAVACSILFHVLLAALVLLGGVWSEQKHAKKGEPLFVDIAPDKPEEKAPAGNPSRPPGTVASRPSPPPAPKAPEARVRVAEAPRPAPKPAPSPPAPAAPKPPEQVAKAAPPEPPAPKAPPEPAPAPKPAETPPPTTPTPQATPAPKEPHGPAENRVATPSPPAPQGPTTARSSGGIDLPAAMLRRPPGQGGGGLRDGRGGVEGEPVPLDTPDPKYQDYFRILRERIQAKWSYPREAGDRGIGGALLIEFHIAKDGRLAYLEVRRSSGVEILDEYAVNAIKLAQPFPPVPDNLAKQVLAINGNFVYQIVENSLVKQFTR
- a CDS encoding amidase — encoded protein: MRLDMGAAELAWLSALELARRIRGKEISPVEVMEALLDRVAAVNPAINAYCTLAAEEARDAATAAEVAILSGEALGPLHGVPVSVKDLIFTRRLRTTAGSRLLADHVPEEDAVAVERLRGAGAIIVGKTNTPEFGFKGVTDNLLFGVTRNPWDLARTPGGSSGGAAAAVAAGLGPLALGTDGGGSIRIPASFCGIYGLKPSFGRVPSGPGLPGWETLSHTGPLTRTVRDAALMLDVLAGPDDRDRHSLPAVEGPPFLAACDDGIAGLSVAWSADLGHGRVEPEVADLCAEAAVRFESLGCHVEVVVPTWDDPEPIYRTLAAGEAFAAYRDRLDAGEQLLDPAFVELLRFGEAITAEQYLGAVLARREFWGEVQRFLARFDLLIMPTVAVAPFAVDALPIQEIDGTPVSRLGWTPFTYPFNLTGQPAASVPAGVTASGLPVGLQIVGRRHADRTVLAASAAWEAAAPWHARRPGLS
- a CDS encoding DUF190 domain-containing protein, with protein sequence MRKLDGEQVLMRIFIGESDKWERRPLYVALVELFRAKGLAGATVLRGVAGFGPSSILHTAGVLKLSADLPLIIEVVDSQEHLDAILPEVDRMMSGGLITMEKVRVLRYAP
- a CDS encoding TVP38/TMEM64 family protein, with product MGELIGRYRWPILIGASALFLGVCVWFIMSESSGWAYVVRLYEDKRFLKQTLREWGILAPIFFILLQALQVVVSPIPGEATGFLGGFLFGVWGGFIYSTIGLTLGSVAAFAVGRWLGARFVQRMISQETWDRLGFIVEAEGAILCFIIFLIPGLPKDIVCYLFGISPMPIWVFAVVSGLGRMPGTWILSAQGAHTATGQYIHVVLISAIAIAVALPLYYYRKRIVAWAQRRNHREGA
- the aroF gene encoding 3-deoxy-7-phosphoheptulonate synthase, producing the protein MIIVLKSGISEAEVDAVCRRIEELGYRPHTIRGEFKTVIGAVGEERGKADLRILEAMETVESVVPIQQPFKLASREIRPEPSEVRVNGVVIGAKPVVVMAGPCSVESESQVLEVADAVKDAGARILRGGAYKPRTSPYAFQGLKEQGLKYLAEARKRTGLPVVTEVLETESAELVAEYSDILQVGARNIQNFTLLRRVGELGKPVLLKRGMATSIQEFLLSAEYILAAGNPRVILCERGIRTFETSTRFTLDLNAVPVLKKLSHLPVVVDPSHGTGHWDLVAPMAKGAVACGADGLIIEVHPRPEEALSDGPQSLKPSKFAQLMRELRPVAEAVGRSL